In Mycolicibacterium phocaicum, one DNA window encodes the following:
- a CDS encoding acyl-CoA thioesterase domain-containing protein, with protein sequence MTARPAHFVPIDADRVQPTRFAQSLWGEDHLNGPAVVGLAAHALEAAFGLPDFLPARLTVDLFRAARGVPTTTAVKLVRDGRRVRNSECDVVQDGVTVARATLVQYRLAEAPAGEEWFGTTDFEPPAVIDDGLAPYISSDGVGWTRTIAEHQNTGRKRYVNRPIDVIEGQVNTPFVRAAVTAEGTSMVTNLGTAGIGYINGDLTVALTRLPQDDWVGVEAETHWAAHGIAVGATTLYDSAGPIGTGLTTAVSNPAAQIDFGHSRFPERIRREV encoded by the coding sequence ATGACCGCACGCCCCGCCCACTTCGTCCCGATCGACGCCGATCGGGTGCAGCCGACCCGTTTCGCCCAGAGCTTGTGGGGTGAAGACCACCTCAACGGCCCGGCGGTGGTGGGGCTGGCCGCGCACGCGCTGGAGGCCGCGTTCGGTTTACCCGACTTTCTTCCGGCCCGGCTCACCGTCGACCTGTTCCGCGCCGCGCGCGGGGTGCCGACGACGACCGCGGTGAAGTTGGTGCGGGACGGGCGACGGGTGCGCAATTCCGAGTGTGACGTGGTGCAGGACGGCGTGACTGTCGCCAGGGCCACGCTGGTGCAGTATCGGCTCGCGGAGGCGCCCGCTGGTGAGGAGTGGTTCGGCACAACCGATTTCGAGCCGCCCGCGGTGATCGACGACGGCCTGGCACCGTATATCAGCAGTGACGGTGTCGGCTGGACGCGAACCATCGCCGAGCATCAGAACACCGGCCGCAAGCGTTACGTCAACCGGCCCATCGACGTCATCGAGGGGCAGGTCAACACCCCGTTCGTCCGTGCCGCGGTGACGGCCGAGGGCACCAGCATGGTCACGAATCTGGGCACCGCGGGCATCGGCTACATCAACGGCGACCTCACTGTGGCGTTGACGCGGCTGCCGCAGGACGACTGGGTCGGCGTCGAGGCCGAGACGCACTGGGCGGCCCACGGCATCGCGGTCGGTGCCACCACCTTGTACGACAGCGCTGGACCGATCGGCACCGGCCTGACCACCGCGGTCAGCAATCCCGCCGCCCAGATCGACTTCGGCCACAGCCGGTTCCCGGAGCGGATCAGGCGCGAGGTCTGA
- a CDS encoding LysR family transcriptional regulator, which translates to MDTRRLRLLLALSRLGSMRAVAENLNLTTSTVSQQIAALAKETGTQLIEPEGRRVRLTPAGQRLADHAVTILAAVDAARLDLDSGAEPVGTLRIGGFATGIRVSLLPILAELTREHPGIDVAISEYEPIEAFALLTDDDLDLALTYDYNLAPASPSPLLEGFALWSIPWGLGLPADEANGPAELSEYADRTWIVNSRNTADEDAVRTLGALSGFTPRIAHQIDSLELVEDLIVAGYGVGLLPLERPTSAGIKVVPLAGPTVIHTAYAVTRKGRTNWPPLRAVLDRLRPGDGPVPLPTWPRPEAVGPE; encoded by the coding sequence ATGGACACCCGCCGGCTGCGCCTCCTGCTGGCGCTGTCGCGCCTGGGGTCGATGCGAGCCGTCGCCGAGAACCTCAATCTCACGACGTCGACGGTGTCGCAACAGATCGCTGCGCTCGCCAAGGAAACCGGCACCCAACTGATCGAACCGGAAGGGCGCCGGGTCAGGCTGACACCGGCCGGACAGCGCCTCGCCGACCATGCGGTGACCATCCTCGCCGCCGTCGACGCGGCGCGCCTCGACCTCGATTCCGGCGCCGAACCCGTCGGCACCCTGCGGATCGGCGGCTTCGCGACCGGCATCCGCGTCTCGCTGCTGCCGATCCTGGCGGAATTGACCCGGGAACACCCCGGAATCGATGTTGCGATAAGCGAATACGAGCCCATCGAGGCGTTCGCGTTGCTCACCGACGACGACCTGGACCTGGCCCTGACCTACGACTACAACCTGGCTCCGGCCTCCCCCAGCCCGCTCCTGGAAGGCTTTGCCCTGTGGTCGATTCCATGGGGGCTGGGCCTGCCGGCCGATGAGGCGAACGGACCAGCCGAACTGTCCGAGTACGCGGACCGGACCTGGATCGTCAACTCCCGCAACACCGCTGACGAGGACGCCGTCCGCACACTGGGTGCGCTGAGCGGATTCACCCCGCGCATCGCCCATCAGATCGACAGCCTGGAACTGGTCGAGGACCTGATCGTCGCCGGGTACGGCGTCGGGCTGCTGCCGCTGGAACGGCCCACCAGCGCGGGCATCAAGGTCGTCCCGTTGGCCGGGCCGACGGTGATCCACACCGCCTACGCCGTCACCCGCAAGGGCCGCACCAATTGGCCACCGCTGCGGGCGGTGCTCGACCGGCTTCGGCCGGGCGACGGGCCGGTGCCGTTGCCGACGTGGCCGCGCCCAGAAGCCGTCGGCCCCGAATGA
- a CDS encoding class A beta-lactamase-related serine hydrolase gives MKLLRAALVATLLTGTVLPAARAECTGACDAQQRVAAADAYLATRPGTVGYVLRDRKTGAVYRNSHAGDMVWTASTIKLGIIVDLFARQSAGLLRLTDNDIALMGKMLHTSDNDAADTLWTRYGGPDHTIFNNDFPHFGMTRVQPQRGFGDMFPYWGFQKSTTDDLDQMVNYMLTRLRPNETAWIVNAMQHVDPIQQWGVWGAGPGMAPGNKDGWSDEQGGWVTNTVGFAGPGQRFTLAVMNALNGAGGNADGQATTTRLSQILLADRQ, from the coding sequence GTGAAACTGCTCAGGGCGGCACTGGTCGCGACACTTCTGACCGGGACCGTACTGCCCGCCGCCCGCGCCGAATGCACCGGCGCGTGCGATGCCCAGCAGCGCGTCGCGGCGGCTGACGCCTACCTCGCGACCCGGCCCGGCACCGTCGGCTACGTGCTTCGCGACCGCAAAACCGGTGCGGTGTACCGCAATTCGCACGCCGGGGACATGGTGTGGACGGCCTCGACCATCAAGCTCGGCATCATCGTGGATCTGTTCGCCCGGCAGAGCGCCGGGCTGCTGCGGCTCACCGACAACGACATCGCCCTCATGGGCAAGATGCTGCACACCTCGGACAACGACGCCGCCGACACCCTGTGGACCCGGTACGGCGGCCCCGACCACACGATCTTCAACAACGACTTCCCGCATTTCGGCATGACGCGCGTCCAGCCGCAACGGGGTTTCGGAGACATGTTCCCCTACTGGGGTTTTCAGAAGTCGACCACCGATGATCTCGACCAGATGGTGAACTACATGCTGACCCGGCTGCGGCCCAACGAGACGGCCTGGATCGTCAATGCCATGCAGCACGTCGACCCGATCCAGCAGTGGGGTGTGTGGGGCGCCGGCCCGGGCATGGCGCCCGGCAACAAGGACGGCTGGTCCGACGAGCAGGGCGGCTGGGTGACCAACACCGTCGGATTCGCCGGGCCTGGACAACGTTTCACGCTCGCCGTCATGAACGCGCTGAACGGCGCCGGCGGCAACGCGGACGGTCAGGCCACGACTACGCGGCTAAGCCAGATATTGCTGGCCGATCGGCAGTAA
- a CDS encoding RDD family protein, giving the protein MTYGENYPTSGAYGAPTPVHPGDLLPRFFARFIDGLIVGVLAFFGAFSIGSMSDVMVTGLFSGLGTFLYFVLFEVLAGATPGKMLLGLSVRGPHGMPKPDFKQSAIRNSFTLLTIIPWVGGLLAFIAYIYIAVTISSSPWKQGRHDELAGGTQVVKK; this is encoded by the coding sequence ATGACCTATGGCGAGAACTACCCCACCTCGGGCGCTTACGGCGCACCCACCCCGGTGCATCCAGGTGACCTGCTGCCCCGCTTCTTCGCGCGGTTCATCGACGGTCTGATCGTCGGCGTCCTGGCCTTCTTCGGCGCCTTCTCGATCGGCTCGATGTCCGACGTCATGGTGACCGGCCTGTTCTCCGGGCTGGGCACCTTCCTGTACTTCGTGCTGTTCGAGGTGCTGGCCGGCGCGACGCCCGGCAAGATGCTGCTGGGCCTGAGTGTTCGTGGTCCCCACGGGATGCCGAAGCCCGACTTCAAGCAGTCGGCCATCCGTAACTCGTTCACCCTGCTGACCATCATCCCGTGGGTCGGCGGGCTACTGGCGTTCATCGCGTACATCTACATCGCCGTCACCATCAGCTCCAGCCCATGGAAGCAGGGCCGGCACGACGAACTCGCCGGCGGTACTCAGGTGGTCAAGAAGTAG
- a CDS encoding carboxylesterase/lipase family protein, with the protein MHERTVRVTIDSGTIEGFTRDGVHRWRSVPYARPPVGPWRYRAPQPVQPWRGVRYCHGFTYCAPQERKYTMLSVGKYQPMGEDCLTLNVVTPEQPTGEPLPVMFFIHGGGYILGSSATPIYDGAALARRGCIFVSANYRLGALGCFDVSTLATAEHPLDDNLFLRDLVAALKWVRTNIAVFGGDPDNVTIFGESAGAHAVATLLAVPQAKGLFHQAIAESPASGMVRSPDAAAQFAKQFAEALGAGERDGAAALMSARPAELMAALDRVIHGAVGDMPGAFPAGPAYGTEFLPEDPMVAMREGRAHQVPLIVGSNADEGRLFTKFMQLLPTNEAMIERILAHLPAERRARITGAYPGYPQSADACIKLGGDFAFGTASWEIAAAHMRHAPTYAYRYDYAPPALHWTGLGATHATELLAVFDVYRTPLGSVLTAALDRKSALRISNDVQNRWRAFARTGVPGEGWPRYDADDRAVLVFDRKTRVEYDPRSEQRQAWEGFSLVNG; encoded by the coding sequence ATGCACGAACGTACCGTCCGCGTGACTATCGACAGCGGAACCATCGAGGGGTTCACCCGCGACGGCGTGCACCGCTGGCGTTCCGTACCCTACGCGCGGCCCCCGGTGGGTCCGTGGCGCTACCGGGCCCCGCAACCCGTCCAGCCCTGGCGCGGCGTGCGCTACTGCCATGGCTTCACCTACTGCGCGCCGCAGGAGCGCAAGTACACGATGCTGAGCGTGGGCAAGTACCAGCCGATGGGCGAGGACTGCCTGACGCTGAACGTGGTGACGCCCGAGCAGCCCACCGGTGAGCCGCTGCCCGTGATGTTCTTCATCCACGGTGGCGGTTACATCCTCGGCAGTTCCGCGACCCCGATCTACGACGGTGCCGCGCTGGCGCGGCGCGGCTGCATCTTCGTCTCGGCCAACTACCGGCTGGGTGCGCTCGGCTGCTTCGATGTGTCCACCTTGGCCACGGCGGAGCACCCGCTGGACGACAATCTGTTCCTGCGGGACCTGGTGGCGGCGCTGAAGTGGGTGCGGACCAACATCGCCGTGTTCGGCGGCGATCCGGACAACGTGACCATTTTCGGGGAGAGCGCCGGGGCCCACGCCGTGGCGACGCTGCTCGCCGTGCCGCAGGCGAAAGGTCTTTTCCACCAGGCGATTGCGGAGAGCCCCGCCAGCGGCATGGTGCGCTCACCCGACGCGGCCGCCCAGTTCGCGAAGCAGTTCGCCGAAGCCTTGGGAGCCGGCGAGCGGGACGGTGCCGCCGCGCTGATGTCGGCGAGACCGGCTGAGCTGATGGCCGCGCTGGACCGCGTCATTCATGGTGCCGTCGGCGACATGCCGGGTGCCTTCCCGGCCGGGCCGGCGTACGGAACCGAGTTCCTGCCCGAAGACCCCATGGTCGCGATGCGCGAGGGGCGGGCCCACCAGGTGCCGCTGATCGTTGGCAGCAATGCCGACGAGGGCCGGCTGTTCACCAAGTTCATGCAGCTGCTGCCCACCAACGAGGCCATGATCGAACGCATCCTCGCTCACCTCCCGGCGGAACGGCGCGCCCGGATCACCGGGGCGTATCCGGGTTATCCGCAATCGGCGGACGCCTGCATCAAGCTCGGCGGCGATTTCGCCTTCGGCACCGCGTCCTGGGAGATCGCCGCGGCGCACATGCGCCACGCGCCGACCTACGCCTACCGGTACGACTATGCGCCGCCGGCGCTGCACTGGACGGGTCTGGGTGCCACGCACGCCACCGAACTGCTCGCGGTCTTCGACGTGTACCGGACCCCGCTGGGTTCGGTGCTGACCGCCGCCCTGGACCGCAAGTCGGCGCTGCGGATCAGTAACGACGTCCAGAACCGGTGGCGGGCATTCGCCCGGACGGGCGTCCCCGGCGAGGGCTGGCCGCGGTACGACGCCGACGATCGCGCCGTGCTCGTCTTCGACCGCAAGACCCGCGTCGAATACGACCCCCGCTCCGAGCAGCGTCAAGCCTGGGAAGGCTTTTCGCTGGTCAACGGCTAG
- a CDS encoding class I SAM-dependent methyltransferase — translation MGIAVTSLTPVEQTALLTVYARALDNRKPRSILRDTWADAAVAAIDYDFAALGVQTSVVCQTALRAKMLDARVSAFTAAHPDAAVVDLGGGLDSGFYRVAPPPTVDWYTVDLAAISALRDQMLPANPHSHTVVASVAETNWAATIPADRPTMLVADGLFAFLTEPVIAGVFRSVTAHFHRGELAFNDYGQFGPVSLAAFKYLPQKMFKDVGSQLGYAGFKDARHPLTWNPRMQLVEEASLAHQPEVDLFPRVLRIATRLTGRTRAGARKARILRYRF, via the coding sequence ATGGGAATAGCTGTGACGTCGCTGACGCCTGTCGAACAGACTGCTCTGCTCACCGTGTACGCGCGGGCTCTGGACAACCGCAAGCCCCGCTCGATTCTCCGCGACACCTGGGCGGACGCCGCCGTCGCGGCAATCGACTATGACTTCGCCGCGCTGGGCGTCCAGACCAGCGTGGTCTGCCAGACCGCGCTGCGCGCCAAGATGCTCGATGCCCGCGTATCGGCGTTCACCGCAGCACACCCTGATGCGGCCGTGGTCGATCTGGGCGGTGGCCTCGACAGCGGCTTCTATCGGGTGGCCCCACCGCCGACGGTCGATTGGTACACCGTGGACCTGGCCGCCATTTCTGCGCTGCGCGACCAGATGCTGCCGGCGAACCCCCACTCTCATACGGTGGTGGCGTCGGTTGCCGAAACGAACTGGGCCGCAACGATTCCTGCGGACCGTCCCACCATGCTGGTGGCAGATGGCCTGTTCGCATTCCTGACCGAGCCCGTCATCGCCGGCGTGTTTCGCAGTGTCACCGCACACTTCCACCGCGGCGAGCTGGCGTTCAACGACTACGGACAGTTCGGGCCGGTCAGCCTGGCGGCGTTCAAGTACCTGCCGCAGAAGATGTTCAAAGACGTTGGCAGCCAACTGGGTTATGCGGGTTTCAAGGATGCACGTCACCCCCTGACGTGGAATCCCCGAATGCAACTCGTCGAAGAAGCCAGCCTGGCCCACCAGCCCGAGGTCGACCTGTTTCCCCGGGTGCTACGGATCGCCACCCGGCTGACGGGGCGCACCCGCGCGGGCGCGCGGAAGGCCCGGATCCTGCGCTACCGCTTCTGA
- the dnaE gene encoding DNA polymerase III subunit alpha: MSQFVHLHNHTEYSMLDGAAKVKPMVQEAIRLGMPAIGMTDHGNMFGASEFYNTATKEGIKPIIGIEAYIAPASRFNTKRVTWGDPSQKSDDVSGSGSYTHMTMVAENATGLRNLFKLSSLASFEGQLGKWSRMDAEIIAEHSAGIIATTGCPSGEVQTRLRLGHEKEAVEAAAKWQEIFGKENFFLELMDHGIEIERRVREGLLDIGKKLGIPPLATNDCHYVTREASHNHEALLCIQTGKTLSDPTRFKFDGDGYYLKSAEDMRAMWDHQVPGACDSTLLIAERVESYADVWKFHDRMPIFPVPEGETQATWLRKEVLRGLDRRFPGGPPQEYLDRAEYEISVIVQMGFPAYFLVVGDLISHAREVGIWVGPGRGSAAGSLVAWAMGITNIDPIPHGLLFERFLNPERVSMPDIDIDFDDRRRGEMVRYASEKWGSDRVAQVITFGTIKTKAALKDSARVHYGQPGFAIADRITKALPPPIMAKDISVAGITDPNHERYKEAAEVRALIDTDPDVRTIYETARGLEGLVRNAGVHACAVIMSSEPLIDAIPMWKRAQDGAIITGWDYPSCEAIGLLKMDFLGLRNLTVIGDALENIKANRGIDLDLDHLSLDDPKTYELLARGDTLGVFQLDGSAMRDLLKLMRPTGFEDIVAVLALYRPGPMGVDAHTDYAKRKNGLQEIKPIHPELEEPLRDILSETYGLIVYQEQIMHIAQKVAGYSLGQADLLRRAMGKKKKEILDEAYGGFADGMKQNGFSQAAITALWDTVLPFAGYAFNKSHAAGYGLVSFWTAYLKANYPAEYMAGLLTSVGDDKDKAAIYLADCRRLGITVLPPDVNESVHNFASVGKDIRYGLGGVRNVGANVVQSIIAGRTDKGKYTDFSDYLSKIDITACNKRVTESLVKAGAFDSLGHARKGLFLVHADAVDSVLGTKKAEAMGQFDLFGGGDAGDAGDAAFTIKVPDDEWDDKHKLALEREMLGLYVSGHPLNGVAHLLNAQVDTQIPAILEGAVANDSQVRIGGILAGVVRRVNKQGLPWASAQLEDLNGSVTVNFFPKTYAVFGADIMDDAIVLVSGKARVEDERVSIFASDLVVPDFSNAQADRPLAVSLPTRQCTPEKVSALKQVLAHHPGTSQVHLRLISGDRITTLELDQTLRVTPSSALMGDLKALLGPGCLGG; encoded by the coding sequence ATGAGCCAGTTCGTGCACCTCCACAATCACACCGAGTACTCGATGCTGGACGGTGCGGCGAAGGTCAAGCCGATGGTGCAGGAAGCCATCCGGTTGGGTATGCCGGCAATCGGCATGACCGACCACGGAAACATGTTCGGCGCCAGCGAGTTCTACAACACCGCCACCAAAGAGGGCATCAAGCCGATCATCGGTATCGAGGCGTACATCGCGCCCGCGTCGCGCTTCAACACCAAGCGCGTCACCTGGGGCGATCCGAGCCAGAAGAGCGACGACGTCTCGGGTAGTGGTTCGTACACCCACATGACGATGGTCGCGGAGAACGCGACCGGTCTGCGCAACCTGTTCAAGCTGTCGTCGCTGGCGTCGTTCGAGGGACAGCTCGGCAAGTGGTCCCGCATGGACGCCGAGATCATCGCCGAGCACTCGGCGGGCATCATCGCCACGACCGGCTGCCCGTCGGGTGAGGTGCAGACCCGGCTGCGGCTCGGTCACGAGAAGGAAGCCGTCGAGGCCGCCGCGAAGTGGCAGGAGATCTTCGGCAAGGAGAACTTCTTCCTCGAACTGATGGACCACGGCATCGAGATCGAGCGCCGGGTTCGCGAGGGCCTGCTGGACATCGGCAAGAAGCTGGGCATCCCGCCGCTCGCCACCAACGACTGCCACTACGTCACCCGCGAGGCCTCGCACAACCACGAGGCGCTGCTGTGTATCCAGACCGGCAAGACGCTGTCGGACCCCACGCGGTTCAAGTTCGACGGTGACGGCTACTACCTCAAGTCGGCCGAGGACATGCGGGCCATGTGGGATCACCAGGTACCCGGTGCCTGTGATTCGACGTTGCTGATCGCCGAGCGCGTCGAGTCCTATGCCGATGTCTGGAAGTTCCACGACCGGATGCCGATCTTCCCGGTGCCCGAGGGCGAGACGCAGGCCACGTGGCTGCGCAAAGAGGTGCTGCGTGGTCTGGACCGGCGCTTCCCGGGCGGCCCGCCGCAGGAGTACCTCGATCGCGCCGAGTACGAGATCAGCGTCATCGTGCAGATGGGCTTCCCGGCGTACTTTCTCGTCGTCGGTGACCTCATCAGCCACGCGCGCGAAGTGGGAATCTGGGTCGGCCCCGGCCGAGGTTCGGCCGCAGGTTCGCTGGTGGCGTGGGCGATGGGCATCACCAACATCGACCCGATCCCGCACGGTCTGCTGTTCGAGCGGTTCCTCAACCCCGAGCGTGTGTCGATGCCCGATATCGACATCGACTTCGACGACCGCCGCCGCGGCGAGATGGTGCGTTACGCCAGCGAGAAGTGGGGCAGTGACCGCGTCGCCCAGGTCATCACCTTCGGTACCATCAAAACCAAAGCGGCACTGAAGGATTCGGCTCGAGTCCATTACGGGCAGCCGGGCTTCGCCATCGCCGACCGCATCACCAAGGCGCTGCCGCCGCCGATCATGGCCAAGGACATCTCGGTGGCGGGGATCACCGACCCCAACCACGAGCGGTACAAGGAAGCCGCCGAGGTCCGCGCGCTGATCGACACCGACCCCGACGTGCGCACCATCTACGAGACCGCCCGCGGTCTGGAGGGGCTGGTCCGCAACGCGGGTGTGCACGCCTGTGCGGTGATCATGAGCTCCGAACCGCTCATCGACGCCATCCCGATGTGGAAGCGCGCCCAGGACGGCGCCATCATCACCGGCTGGGACTACCCGTCGTGTGAGGCCATCGGCCTGTTGAAGATGGACTTCCTGGGCCTGCGCAACCTCACCGTCATCGGTGACGCGCTGGAGAACATCAAGGCCAACCGGGGCATCGATCTGGACCTCGACCACCTGAGCCTGGACGACCCGAAAACCTACGAGCTGCTGGCGCGCGGCGACACGCTGGGCGTGTTCCAGCTCGACGGATCCGCGATGCGCGATCTGCTGAAACTGATGCGGCCGACCGGCTTCGAGGACATCGTGGCCGTCCTGGCGCTGTACCGACCGGGTCCGATGGGCGTGGACGCGCACACCGACTACGCGAAGCGCAAGAACGGGCTGCAGGAGATCAAGCCCATCCACCCGGAGCTCGAAGAGCCGCTGCGCGACATCCTTTCCGAGACTTACGGTCTGATCGTCTACCAAGAACAGATCATGCACATCGCACAGAAGGTCGCGGGCTACTCGCTCGGCCAAGCAGACCTGCTGCGTCGCGCGATGGGTAAGAAGAAGAAGGAAATCCTCGACGAGGCCTACGGCGGCTTCGCCGACGGTATGAAGCAGAACGGCTTCTCGCAGGCGGCCATCACCGCGTTGTGGGACACCGTGCTGCCGTTCGCCGGCTACGCGTTCAACAAGTCGCACGCCGCCGGCTACGGCCTGGTGTCGTTCTGGACCGCGTATCTCAAGGCCAACTATCCGGCCGAGTACATGGCTGGGCTGCTGACCTCGGTCGGTGATGACAAGGACAAGGCCGCGATATACCTGGCGGATTGCCGCCGCCTGGGAATCACGGTGCTGCCACCGGATGTCAACGAATCGGTGCACAACTTCGCCTCGGTCGGCAAGGACATCCGGTATGGGCTGGGCGGTGTGCGCAACGTCGGCGCCAACGTGGTGCAGTCCATCATCGCGGGCCGGACCGACAAGGGGAAATACACCGATTTCTCCGACTACCTCAGCAAGATCGACATCACGGCCTGCAACAAGCGGGTCACCGAATCTCTGGTCAAGGCAGGCGCTTTCGACTCGCTGGGCCATGCCCGCAAGGGCCTGTTCCTGGTGCACGCCGATGCGGTCGACTCGGTGCTCGGCACCAAGAAGGCCGAGGCCATGGGTCAGTTCGATCTGTTCGGCGGCGGTGACGCCGGGGATGCCGGGGACGCGGCCTTCACCATCAAGGTGCCCGACGACGAGTGGGACGACAAGCACAAGCTCGCCCTGGAGCGAGAGATGCTGGGCCTGTACGTTTCCGGCCATCCGCTCAACGGTGTCGCGCACCTGCTCAACGCGCAGGTGGACACCCAGATTCCGGCCATCCTCGAAGGCGCTGTCGCCAACGACAGCCAGGTCCGCATCGGCGGCATCCTGGCGGGCGTGGTCCGGCGCGTCAACAAGCAGGGATTGCCCTGGGCCTCAGCGCAATTGGAAGATCTCAACGGTTCGGTGACGGTGAACTTCTTCCCGAAGACCTATGCCGTGTTCGGTGCCGACATCATGGACGACGCCATCGTGCTGGTGAGCGGCAAGGCGCGCGTCGAAGACGAGCGGGTGTCGATCTTCGCCAGTGACCTTGTGGTGCCCGACTTCTCGAACGCGCAGGCCGACCGTCCGCTCGCGGTGAGCCTGCCGACGCGGCAGTGCACCCCGGAGAAGGTCAGTGCGCTCAAGCAGGTGCTGGCCCACCACCCGGGCACCTCTCAGGTGCATCTGCGGCTCATCAGTGGAGACCGCATCACCACTCTGGAACTGGACCAGACGCTGCGCGTGACACCGTCGTCGGCGTTGATGGGCGACCTGAAGGCACTGCTGGGGCCGGGCTGCCTCGGCGGATAG
- a CDS encoding TetR/AcrR family transcriptional regulator → MVHLDVLPVKATRRRGRPAGTDSAQTRARILDAAREAIAVRGYHATTIQAIAEIAELSRPTLHYHFQTREDIYHCLLNEIATTIDLCIARAGAESTLPAQISVLVTEFRNAGVHEPGSVALLVSSYLEADRLPAPRRDAKAAVRKFMDQAVRDAVARGELPAETAVAPVADLLYTMVWGLGFYAGLVADRDRVEAVTKQLQQVLHKGLLVGPVATAAAPTS, encoded by the coding sequence ATGGTGCATCTCGATGTTCTCCCAGTGAAGGCGACACGCCGCCGGGGTCGCCCGGCGGGCACCGATTCGGCGCAGACGCGGGCGCGCATCCTGGACGCCGCGCGCGAGGCGATCGCAGTCCGTGGCTACCACGCCACCACCATCCAGGCGATCGCCGAGATCGCCGAGTTGAGTCGTCCCACGCTGCATTACCACTTCCAGACGCGCGAGGACATCTACCACTGCCTGCTGAACGAGATCGCCACGACGATCGACCTCTGCATCGCCCGTGCCGGAGCGGAATCCACTCTTCCAGCACAGATTTCGGTACTCGTCACCGAATTCCGCAACGCTGGTGTCCATGAACCGGGCAGTGTGGCGCTGCTGGTCAGCTCCTATCTGGAGGCCGACCGGTTGCCGGCCCCGCGCAGGGACGCGAAGGCGGCCGTCCGCAAATTCATGGACCAGGCCGTGCGCGACGCCGTGGCGCGCGGTGAGTTGCCTGCCGAGACGGCTGTGGCCCCTGTGGCGGACCTGCTCTACACCATGGTGTGGGGGCTCGGCTTCTATGCCGGGCTCGTGGCCGACCGGGATCGCGTCGAAGCGGTAACTAAGCAACTGCAACAGGTGTTGCACAAGGGGTTGCTGGTGGGTCCCGTGGCAACAGCGGCCGCGCCCACGTCGTAG
- the rarD gene encoding EamA family transporter RarD, whose amino-acid sequence MTTTATATSNQNRGLVLGLGAYGSWGLFPAFFPLLKPASAFEVLAHRIVWTVLLMFVVLAAGRRLGDLRRLSGRTWGLLVCASALISLNWGIYIYAVNNGHVVDAALGYFVNPLVSVALGVALFGERLNRAQAAALAIAMVAVVVLAVQAGEVPAIGLGVAVSFGVYGAVKKVVRADPRVSVGVEAGVAAPFALAYLVVLAVAGQATVPELGAGHTVLMMLCGPVTAIPLLMFAGAAQRLPLVTMGLLQYLTPALQMAWGVIVGHEPMPVGRWAGFVLIWVALAVFTGDAIRRGRAPVADGASGR is encoded by the coding sequence GTGACCACTACCGCGACGGCCACTTCGAACCAGAACCGGGGATTAGTGCTGGGGCTCGGCGCCTACGGCTCGTGGGGTCTGTTTCCCGCGTTCTTCCCGTTGTTGAAGCCGGCGAGTGCCTTCGAGGTGCTGGCCCATCGCATCGTGTGGACGGTGCTGCTGATGTTCGTGGTGCTGGCCGCGGGTCGCCGACTGGGTGATCTGCGCCGCTTGTCGGGCCGCACCTGGGGACTGTTGGTGTGTGCGTCGGCGTTGATCTCGCTGAACTGGGGCATCTACATCTACGCGGTCAACAATGGCCACGTGGTCGACGCGGCACTGGGTTACTTCGTCAACCCGCTGGTGAGTGTGGCGCTGGGCGTGGCGCTGTTCGGCGAGCGGCTGAACCGCGCACAGGCGGCCGCGCTGGCCATCGCCATGGTCGCGGTGGTCGTGCTGGCGGTGCAGGCCGGGGAAGTCCCGGCGATCGGCCTCGGCGTCGCGGTGTCGTTCGGGGTGTACGGCGCGGTCAAGAAGGTGGTGCGCGCCGACCCGCGGGTGAGCGTCGGCGTCGAGGCGGGTGTGGCCGCCCCGTTCGCACTGGCCTATCTTGTCGTCCTCGCGGTTGCCGGGCAGGCGACGGTGCCCGAGCTGGGGGCCGGCCATACGGTCCTGATGATGTTGTGCGGCCCGGTGACCGCAATCCCATTGCTGATGTTCGCCGGTGCGGCACAGCGACTCCCGCTCGTGACGATGGGTCTGTTGCAGTATCTGACACCGGCGTTGCAGATGGCCTGGGGCGTGATTGTCGGCCACGAGCCGATGCCGGTGGGACGGTGGGCCGGCTTTGTCTTGATCTGGGTCGCACTCGCGGTGTTCACCGGCGATGCGATAAGGCGCGGCCGGGCCCCGGTCGCGGACGGTGCGAGCGGCCGGTGA